Proteins from one Nicotiana tabacum cultivar K326 chromosome 23, ASM71507v2, whole genome shotgun sequence genomic window:
- the LOC107763014 gene encoding putative GEM-like protein 8: MKNLLSGNVVDIPMNSDVCSFERPPKRLLSLSSCQDHIVPSVTSKILSKLKQRKSVIGKMTKLGERMDCLAQGIREHVSLSPKLTETVKGKLSLGAKILQVGGLERIFKQKFKVKDDEKLLKVSQCYLSTTAGPMAGLLFISTDKIAFCSERSIKLLSPTGKLLKIRYKVLIPINKTKKAKESENMEKRSQKYIQVVTEDDFEFWFMGFLNHQKTLRYLQQAISSSSSKLRR, from the exons ATGAAGAACTTACTAAGTGGAAATGTGGTGGATATTCCAATGAATTCAGATGTATGCTCATTTGAAAGGCCGCCAAAAAGACTACTATCCCTATCTTCTTGCCAAGACCATATTGTTCCATCTGTAACTTCGAAGATCCTATCAAAATTAAAGCAAA GAAAATCTGTGATTGGGAAGATGACCAAACTGGGAGAGAGGATGGACTGTCTTGCACAAGGCATTCGCGAACATG TGAGCCTAAGCCCGAAGCTAACAGAAACTGTGAAGGGAAAATTGAGCCTTGGGGCCAAAATTCTTCAAGTAGGAGGGTTGGAAAGAATATTCAAGCAGAAGTTTAAGGTTAAAGATGATGAAAAGCTATTGAAGGTTTCTCAATGCTATTTATCAACGACAGCTGGTCCAATGGCAGGCCTTCTCTTCATCTCTACTGATAAGATTGCTTTCTGCAGTGAGCGATCAATAAAGCTCTTATCTCCAACTGGAAAGTTGCTTAAAATCCGTTACAAG GTATTGATCCcaataaataaaacaaagaaagcaaaagagagtGAAAATATGGAAAAGCGATCACAGAAGTATATACAAGTAGTTACAGAGGATGATTTTGAGTTCTGGTTTATGGGATTCCTTAATCATCAAAAGACTCTAAGATATCTACAGCAAgcaatttcaagttcttcaagcaAGCTAAGAAGAtag
- the LOC107779690 gene encoding putative GEM-like protein 8, whose product MKNLLSGTVVGIPMSSAVCSLERQPKRLLVLSASEDHIIPYATSKNFSKIKQRNSVISKMNKFGERMDCLAQGIREHVSLSPKLTETVKGKLSLGAKILQVGGLERIFKQKFSVRDDEKLLKVSQCYLSTTAGPMAGLFFISTDKITFCSERSIKLLSPTGKLLKIRYKVSIPISKIKEAKENGNREKPSQKYIQVVTKDDFEFWFMGFLNHQKTLRYLQQAISSSSSKLRR is encoded by the exons atgAAGAACTTACTCAGTGGAACTGTGGTGGGTATTCCCATGAGTTCAGCAGTATGCTCACTTGAAAGGCAGCCAAAAAGACTACTGGTTCTATCTGCAAGTGAAGACCATATTATTCCATATGCAACTTCAAAGAACTTTTCTAAAATAAAGCAAA GAAATTCTGTCATTAGTAAGATGAACAAATTCGGAGAAAGGATGGACTGTCTTGCACAAGGCATCCGTGAGCATG TGAGCCTAAGCCCGAAACTAACAGAAACTGTGAAGGGAAAATTGAGCCTTGGGGCAAAGATTCTTCAAGTAGGAGGGTTGGAGAGAATATTCAAGCAGAAGTTTAGTGTTAGAGATGATGAAAAGCTATTGAAAGTTTCTCAATGCTATTTATCAACGACAGCTGGTCCAATGGCAGGCCTTTTCTTCATCTCTACTGATAAGATTACTTTCTGCAGTGAGCGATCAATAAAGCTCTTATCTCCAACTGGAAAGTTGCTTAAAATCCGTTACAAG GTATCAATCCCAATAAGTAAGATAAAGGAAGCAAAAGAGAACGGAAATAGGGAAAAGCCATCACAGAAGTATATACAAGTAGTTACAAAGGATGATTTTGAGTTTTGGTTTATGGGATTCCTTAATCATCAAAAAACTCTAAGATATCTACAGCAGGCAATTTCAAGCTCTTCCAGCAAGCTAAGAAGATAg